From one Colletotrichum destructivum chromosome 3, complete sequence genomic stretch:
- a CDS encoding Putative AMP-dependent synthetase/ligase domain, phosphopantetheine binding ACP domain, AMP-binding produces the protein MATTTVRVTEPRSLTVCGQRTLPAIVDERAIYEPEKTCFSTPYTSEPRDGWRKVSYKSFANAINYVAHVILENCGRPAPDTFPTIAYIGPNDARYAIMMIAAIKAGYKALFVSPRNPIEAQLNLFKMSDCRVVARPQSHRSVAEFWLQHWDMKQLEMEPLHDILSKPEFPNVPYTKTAAEAEWDPFLVLHTSGSTGLPKPIVVKHGSVTLSDALHLMPDWNGAEPMSRVMERLAERHFSPMPMFHAGGVYGFMSTAILSGKEVIYPPPERPLTADLAIEVIKATGATSAGLPPSLLEEMCHRPDQIAVLKKLNFVGFGGGPLNKEAGDILWRNGIQLMNIIGATETLPFTLYYQKNSELWQYFIYNEELSGLEFRKATSEDNVYEMVITRKSTQLPTQGVFYTFPDKEEYRTSDLYQPHPTLPHHWKFHGRADNIINLSNGEKLNPVQMEEIISGNPAVKAAIIVGAQKFQPALIIEPFVQPKTAEETDDLIDRIMPQVAEANATIATHGRIVRHLITVSKPDKPFVMADKGALKRAATVKLYAEEIEELYANPREIPLSKVPTLDMSSQAALSKSIEKLLREHLGVPHLDSDTDFFAAGMDSLQIIAAARFITASLRATDDRYGGVVIEARDIYSHASPIQLAGHILDAVAHGKTQGNEEAEEAQSHRLMDQLYRTMTQDLIRAKSGRPEPAKEQQTVILTGSTGNMGCYLLDELIRNPRVKKVVCFNRSADGGAGKQAKAMEERGLRQPAESGKVEFLHTNLAQPNMGLPQGVYSRLLSEADRIVHNAWAVNFNMPLEAFRPHIQGVRNLADFAAAADKRVVVVFVSTIGTTGSWDPSRGPVPETSLREYGISGLGYGQSKLVSSMVLEDAAKVGDFPLAIVRVGQIAGPLADDGAWSRQEWLPSIVASSLVLKALPRHLSGLNAVAWVPVETMSRMILDIGGLTEESRDYHEGYFHGTNPSVTRFDQLAPSIQRYYGKDRLPELISFKDWVDRLEASRTSAGALGADRNPGLKLVDFYRGAASPGEDLPRARTHETRKTVSCSPSLRSVRPITPELMVHWCKQWNFEGAPQRVGRL, from the exons ATGGCTACCACCACCGTCCGAGTCACGGAGCCCCGCAGTCTCACTGTCTGCGGGCAACGCACTCTGCCCGCCATCGTTGATGAAAGAGCCATCTACGAGCCCGAAAAGACGTGTTTCTCGACGCCGTACACGTCGGAGCCTCGGGATGGGTGGAGGAAAGTGTCGTACAAAAGCTTCGCGAATGCCATCAACTACGTTGCCCATGTCATCCTAGAGAACTGCGGCAGACCGGCCCCTGATACTTTTCCGACGATTGCTTACATTGGCCCAAATGACGCGAGATACGCC ATCATGATGATTGCCGCCATCAAAGCAGGATACAAG GCTCTGTTTGTGTCTCCACGGAACCCTATCGAGGCACAACTGAACCTTTTCAAAATGTCCGACTGCCGAGTGGTGGCACGCCCCCAGTCGCACCGGTCTGTCGCCGAGTTCTGGCTCCAGCATTGGGACATGAAGCAACTCGAGATGGAGCCGCTTCACGACATCCTGTCCAAGCCTGAGTTCCCCAACGTCCCCTACACAAAGaccgcggccgaggcggagtGGGATCCGTTCCTTGTCCTCCACACGAGTGGCAGCACGGGACTCCCCAAgcccatcgtcgtcaagcACGGGTCCGTGACTCTGTCGGACGCCCTCCACCTAATGCCGGACTGGAACGGGGCGGAACCCATGTCTAGGGTGATGGAGAGGTTGGCAGAGAGGCATTTTAGCCCCA TGCCCATGTtccacgccggcggcgtttaCGGTTTCATGAGCACCGCCATCCTAAGCGGCAAAGAAGTCATCTATCCTCCTCCGGAACGTCCTCTGACGGCTGACCTCGCCATCGAGGTCATCAAGGCTACGGGCGCAACGAGCGCGGGACTGCCTCCGTCACTCCTGGAAGAAATGTGTCATCGCCCCGACCAGATTGCGGTATTGAAAAAACTCAATTTTGTCGGGTTTGGAGGAG GTCCTCTCAACAAGGAGGCTGGAGACATCTTGTGGAGGAACGGGATACAGCTGATGAACATCATTGGTGCTACAGA AACCTTGCCATTTACTCTCTACTACCAGAAGAACTCTGAGCTTTGGCAATACTTCATCTACAACGAAGAGCTATCCGGTCTCGAGTTCCGCAAGGCAACGTCGGAGGACAACGTCTACGAGATGGTCATCACCAGGAAGTCGACCCAACTCCCGACCCAGGGCGTCTTCTACACGTTCCCCGACAAGGAGGAGTACCGGACGAGCGACCTGTACCAGCCGCATCCGACGCTGCCACACCACTGGAAGTTCCACGGCCGCGCGgacaacatcatcaacctGTCCAACGGCGAGAAGCTCAACCCCGTCCAGATGGAGGAGATCATAAGCGGGAACCCGGCGGTGAAAGCCGCCATCATTGTCGGTGCTCAGAAGTTCCAGCCCGCCTTGATCATCGAGCCTTTCGTCCAACCCAAgaccgccgaggagacggacgaccTGATTGATCGCATCATGCCGCAGGTTGCCGAGGCGAATGCCACCATTG CAACCCACGGCCGGATCGTCAGACACCTGATCACCGTCTCCAAGCCGGACAAGCCGTTCGTCATGGCCGACAAGGGGGCCCtgaagagggcggcgaccGTCAAGCTCTACGCcgaggagattgaggagCTCTACGCCAACCCGAGAGAGATCCCGCTGTCCAAAGTGCCGACCCTGGACATGAGCTCCCAGGCCGCCCTCAGCAAGTCcatcgagaagctcctcCGGGAGCACCTCGGCGTGCCGCATCTGGATTCCGACACGgacttcttcgccgccggcatggaTTCTCTGCAGATCATCGCGGCCGCCCGGTTCATCACGGCCAGTCTCCGAGCCACGGATGATCGCTACGGCGGCGTGGTCATCGAGGCCCGCGACATTTACAGCCACGCCAGCCCGATCCAGCTCGCCGGGcacatcctcgacgccgtcgcccacgGCAAGACCCAGGGAAacgaggaagccgaggaggcgcAGAGCCACAGGCTGATGGACCAGCTGTACAGAACCATGACGCAGGACCTGATCCGCGCCAAGTCCGGGCGTCCCGAGCCGgccaaggagcagcagaCCGTCATCCTCACCGGCTCGACGGGCAACATGGGCTGCtacctcctcgacgagttGATCCGCAACCCCCGCGTCAAGAAGGTTGTCTGCTTCAACAGgtccgccgacggcggtgccgggaagcaggccaaggccatggaGGAGCGCGGCCTGCGCCAGCCCGCGGAGAGCGGCAAGGTCGAGTTCCTCCACACCAACCTGGCGCAGCCCAACATGGGGCTCCCCCAAGGAGTCTACTCCCGGCTGCTCAGCGAGGCGGACCGCATCGTCCACAACGCGTGGGCGGTCAACTTCAATATGCCCCTCGAGGCCTTCCGGCCGCACATCCAGGGGGTCCGCAACCTGGCCGACttcgcggccgcggccgacaagcgagtcgtcgtcgtcttcgtctcgaCCATCGGCACGACCGGCAGCTGGGACCCGAGCCGCGGCCCCGTGCCCGAGACCTCGTTGCGCGAGTACGGCATCTCGGGGCTGGGCTACGGCCAGAGCAAGCTCGTCTCCAGCAtggtcctcgaggacgccgccaaggtcgGGGACTTCcccctcgccatcgtccgCGTCGGACAGATCGCGGGACCgcttgccgacgacggcgcctgGAGCCGCCAGGAATGGCTCCCGTCCATCGTCGCCAGCAGCCTCGTCCTCAAGGCCCTGCCCAGGCACCTGTCGGGGCTCAACGCGGTGGCCTGGGTCCCCGTCGAGACCATGTCGAGGATGatcctcgacatcggcggcctCACGGAGGAGTCGAGGGACTACCACGAGGGGTACTTCCACGGCACCAACCCGTCCGTCACCCGCTTTGACCAGCTGGCCCCTTCGATCCAGCGGTATTACGGCAAGGACCGGCTTCCGGAGCTCATCAGCTTCAAGGACTGGGTCGACAGGCTGGAAGCGAGCCGGACCTCCGCGGGCGCGCTCGGTGCCGATCGCAACCCCGGGCTGAAGCTCGTGGACTTTTATCGCGGTGCCGCGTCTCCCGGCGAGGACCTCCCAAGGGCGAGAACCCACGAGACCCGGAAGACTGTCTCTTGCAGCCCCTCGTTGCGGTCGGTCCGACCCATTACTCCCGAGTTGATGGTTCACTGGTGTAAGCAGTGGAACTTTGAGGGCGCTCCGCAACGTGTTGGTCGGTTGTAG
- a CDS encoding Putative amine oxidase, FAD/NAD(P)-binding domain superfamily, with product MAARWSTLLTAAATLCQTTLAEPIFREAVSFQGPFEVEKNGIQNINIDYNGSLDGELSIVYGACGLKAPFEAHHKIGRTHIGSHPAAKRHLDWIDQRPTKFVWLVPDDVSSGCLHAFVDDQLVGRSAEHVVKSRKVRKRATFAEATDPMGPWFDGVEYLKQKQPDEVFVASVKNKTFGILGAGISGLHTGLLLDSVGIHNWKILESSERIGGRIRTTYLNGSTPDEHQHHELGPMRFPHTIHDAETNETYPINDQKMIYQLADVLNEINANAGADPSLQVKFIPWIQVSDNAPVATKERRPDGTVPGRKEIAADPSLMTNTTYSNATAAKEAIQALDDFKALTPERAKFYATNVFKAHKEAVETGMFDFSEVEYLRHVIGTDLNVTDEVTPSNIVWPMWEFETVYFLANEWRTVDGGISRLPAAFENIIKDRIAYKTKVFSVKYNEEANNLDVTWRETGSNPWLRNATTTEQFDYVFNSVPFNLLKYWELPPHSSLMRRAIERTVFLGAVKVAMQYKTRFWEHLDQPIIGGCGRTDIYGIGQICYPSYNINGTGPGVMLTSYAPDADAVVGCAMPVEEHIAYIQRAMVEIHGPIADDMWTGNYERHCWEQDEHHAGAFAVPIVPQQQLYLPAFWQTEFNTVFIGEHTSFTHSWVFSALESSTRGAVQMLLDLGLVDEAKQITRTWMARWISV from the exons ATGGCTGCTCGCTGGTCAACTTTGCTCACTGCGGCGGCAACTCTGTGCCAGACGACGCTTGCGGAGCCCATCTTCCGCGAGGCCGTTTCGTTCCAAGGCCCCTTTGAAGTCGAGAAGAACGGCATCCAGAACATCAACATTGACTACAATGGCTCTCTGGATGGCGAGCTGTCTATCGTCTACGGTGCTTGTGGCTTGAAGGCCCCCTTCGAAGCGCACCACAAGATCGGCCGGACGCACATCGGATCGCACCCTGCCGCCAAGCGCCATCTGGACTGGATCGACCAAAGGCCTACCAAGTTCGTCTGGCTGGTACCCGATGATGTCTCCTCGGGTTGCTTGCACGCCTTTGTAGACGACCAGCTCGTCGGCCGCTCGGCGGAACACGTCGTCAAGAGCCGCAAGGTCAGGAAGCGCGCGACCTTCGCCGAAGCCACGGACCCGATGGGACCGTGgttcgacggcgtcgagtacctcaagcagaagcagccCGACGAGGTGTTTGTCGCATCAGTCAAGAACAAGACCTTTGGCATCTTGGGCGCCGGCATATCCGGTCTGCACACCGGT ctgctgctcgactcTGTCGGCATTCACAACTGGAAGATCCTCGAGTCCTCCGAGAGAATCGGAGGCCGCATTCGCACCACGTACCTGAACGGATCAACCCCTGAcgagcaccagcaccacgaGCTTGGCCCCATGCGGTTCCCGCACACCatccacgacgccgagaccAACGAGACGTACCCGATCAACGACCAGAAGATGATCTACCAGCTGGCCGACGTGCTCAACGAgatcaacgccaacgccggcgccgacccTTCCCTCCAGGTCAAGTTCATCCCGTGGATCCAGGTCTCAGACAACGCCCCCGTCGCCACCAAGGAGCGGCGGCCGGACGGCACCGTCCCGGGCCGCAAggagatcgccgccgacccctCGCTCATGACCAACACGACCTACTCCaacgccacggccgccaaggaggccatcCAGGCCCTGGACGACTTCAAGGCCCTGACCCCCGAGAGGGCCAAGTTCTACGCGACCAACGTCTTCAAGGCGCAtaaggaggccgtcgagacggGCATGTTCGACTTCTCCGAGGTCGAGTACCTGCGCCACGTCATCGGGACGGACCTGAACGTGACGGACGAGGTGACGCCATCCAACATCGTCTGGCCCATGTGGGAGTTCGAGACGGTCTACTTCCTCGCCAATGAGTGGCGcaccgtcgacggcggcatcagCCGCCTGCCCGCCGCCTTTGAGAACATCATCAAGGACCGCATCGCGTACAAGACCAAGGTCTTCAGCGTCAAGTacaacgaggaggccaacAACCTCGACGTGACGTGGCGCGAGACGGGCAGCAACCCCTGGCTCCGGaacgcgacgacgacggagcagTTCGACTACGTCTTCAACAGCGTGCCCTTCAACCTGCTAAAATACTgggagctgccgccgcacTCGAGCCTGATGCGCCGCGCCATCGAGCGcaccgtcttcctcggcgccgtcaaggtcgccATGCAGTACAAGACGCGCTTCTGGGAGCACCTGGACCagcccatcatcggcggctgCGGGCGCACCGACATCTACGGCATCGGCCAGATCTGCTACCCGTCCTACAACATCAACGGCACCGGCCCCGGCGTGATGCTCACGTCGTACGCGCCCGACgcggacgccgtcgtcggctgcgCGATGCCGGTCGAGGAGCACATCGCCTACATCCAGCGGGCCATGGTCGAGATCCACGGCCCCATCGCCGATGACATGTGGACGGGCAACTACGAGCGCCACTGCTGGGAGCAGGACGAGCAccacgccggcgccttcgccgtccCCATCgtgccgcagcagcagctgtaTCTCCCGGCCTTCTGGCAGACCGAGTTCAACaccgtcttcatcggcgagcACACCAGCTTCACGCACTCTTGGGTCTTTAGCGCGCTCGAGAGCTCGACCCGCGGCGCGGTGCAGATGCtgctcgatctcggcctggtcgacgaggcgaagCAGATCACGCGCACATGGATGGCGAGGTGGATCAGTGTttga
- a CDS encoding uncharacterized protein (Putative zn(2)Cys(6) fungal-type DNA-binding domain, transcription factor domain, fungi), with product MSNPQNGALQPSASGRSFKRAAVACKACNIRKVRCTVTLSGPPCANCTIDGITCVVLSRKRRRNSDQLPTPVSGDQPAGEDSAITAQRGEPRPRRRLLEPQQQGLGLFTPVLDDEKEVDSQTDRVTSAPPEGSQRSPHPPSTGGPRSWTPERPAETNPPTVERPTAQQPNRPYDAVRSLLQTTNPRPPEPPESGEDSSAYAKTLAGGGGGKTREDGCVPFYPGDQRGPAFLIDICEPNRPSADNHFMVPMPSIKALSPEDVNYLRAKGAFTLPPVRVRDAMIRCYFHYVHPFAPILDAGEFITEYERGRKSLLLLWSMFIAAASFVDDSLLTADFFPSKRALKRAMYQRAKALYDADYEKDKVTLIQSVFLMGHWYTSTDDRAGPWHWNGIAISLSHTIGLHRLQVPASSQQASQGIKPLWRRLWWSLYTREVWLSLGLGRPMRIAFDDFDTPMPAACDADVIPAEVRWDLGRKYLPEDLCFLFDLWVSFVGLSTALSHVLSTNYRAKGVKPSKADIEHSESKIRAYQSAIPESASQGQVVASHVHQFKLYFETSIIVLYRPFILDTPREVPASDQESWRAFACQKTRTAASNASAAMNSMMAEDLIRLCHTLTVIAVVPPMQIHLYESTSSKPMARQRGRHNLALFMLALDELRTAYISAEAAYTLFEAAIGKIEMTPADEEQQQQQQAPQASPTARSPDNCVSGSWLDGCGMGFTGLFADMWTPLPIAGADDASLSGTHTESWLDIEAMDRLWAFDDPNMS from the exons ATGTCCAACCCCCAGAACGGCGCTCTCCAGCCGTCCGCCTCGGGCCGGAGCTTCAAACGAGCCGCTGTGGCGTGCAAAGCGTGCAACATTCGCAAGGTGAGGTGCACCGTCACCCTGTCCGGACCCCCGTGCGCAAACTGCACCATCGACGGCATTACTTGTGTAGTCTTGAGCCGGAAGAGACGCCG CAACTCGGATCAACTTCCCACTCCCGTATCGGGAGACCAACCCGCCGGGGAGGACTCGGCCATCACCGCGCAGAGGGgcgagcctcggcctcggcggcgtctaCTCGAGCCACAACAGCAGGGTCTGGGTCTCTTCACTCCCGTACTGGACGACGAAAAAGAGGTTGACTCCCAAACCGACCGCGTCACGTCTGCGCCGCCTGAAGGAAGTCAGCGGAGCCCCCACCCTCCCAGCACTGGCGGGCCGAGGTCATGGACGCCCGaacggccggccgagacAAACCCGCCAACGGTCGAGAGGCCAACTGCGCAGCAGCCAAACCGGCCTTACGATGCCGTTAGATCTCTGCTTCAGACGACCAACCCGCGGCCGCCGGAGCCCCCCGAATCCGGCGAGGACAGCTCCGCGTATGCCAAAACCCTGgcaggtggtggtggtgggaaGACCCGCGAGGACGGCTGCGTCCCCTTCTATCCAG GAGACCAACGCGGGCCCGCGTTCCTGATCGACATCTGCGAGCCCAATCGGCCCTCGGCGGACAACCACTTCATGGTGCCCATGCCGTCCATCAAGGCGCTCTCGCCGGAGGACGTCAACTACCTGAGAGCCAAGGGCGCCTtcacgctgccgccggtcCGCGTCCGCGACGCCATGATCCGGTGCTACTTCCACTACGTGCATCCGTTCGCGCCGATCCTGGACGCCGGGGAGTTCATCACCGAGTACGAGAGGGGGCGGAAGAGTCTTCTGCTGCTGTGGAGCATGTtcatcgcggcggcgagc ttcgtcgacgacagcTTGTTGACTGCGGATTTCTTCCCGTCCAAGAGGGCGCTAAAGAGGGCCATGTATCAAAGAGCAAAG GCTCTATATGACGCAGACTACGAAAAAGACAAGGTGACGTTAATCCAGTCCGTCTTCTTGATGGGACACTGGTACACCAGCACAGACGACAGGGCCGGGCCGTGGCACTGGaacggcatcgccatcagCCTCTCTCACACCATCGGCCTCCATCGTCTGCAGGTGCCTGCCAGTAGCCAACAGGCCTCGCAAGGGATCAAGCCTCTGTGGCGACGTCTCTGGTGGTCGCTGTACACCCGTGAGGTGTGGCTGTCCCTGGGTCTGGGCAGGCCGATGAGAATCGCCTTTGACGATTTCGACACGCCCATGCCCGCTGCCTGCGACGCCGATGTCATCCCCGCCGAGGTCAGATGGGACCTCGGGAGAAAATACCTCCCTGAAGACCTCTGCTTCCTGTTCGATCTCTGGGTTTCCTTTGTCGGGCTGTCGACCGCCCTCAGCCACGTCCTGTCGACCAATTACCGGGCGAAGGGGGTGAAGCCGTCCAAGGCCGACATCGAGCACAGTGAGAGCAAGATCCGAGCCTATCAGTCTGCGATACCCGAGTCTGCGAGCCAAGGGCAGGTCGTTGCCTCTCACGTACACCAGTTCAAGCTCTATTTCGA AacctccatcatcgtcctTTACCGGCCCTTCATCCTCGACACTCCGAGAGAGGTCCCGGCCTCGGACCAGGAAAGCTGGAGGGCGTTTGCCTgccagaagacgaggacggccgCGTCCAACGCGAGTGCCGCGATGAACTCCATGATGGCCGAGGACCTCATCCGCCTCTGCCACACCCTCAC AGTCATTGCCGTCGTGCCCCCAATGCAAATCCACCTCTACGAATCAACATCATCGAAGCCAATGGCCCGCCAGAGAGGCAGACACAACCTTGCCCTCTTCATGCTCGCCCTAGACGAGCTGCGAACGGCCTACATCTCGGCAGAGGCAGCCTATACCCTCTTCGAGGCGGCCATCGGCAAGATCGAGATGACGCCGGCAgacgaggagcagcagcagcagcagcaggcgccACAGGCGTCCCCGACGGCCCGGAGTCCAGACAACTGTGTCTCCGGGAGCTGGCTCGACGGCTGCGGTATGGGCTTCACGGGTCTCTTCGCGGATATGTggacgccgctgccgatcGCGGGTGCGGACGATGCGTCGCTGTCTGGAACCCA CACCGAGTCGTGGTTAGACATTGAGGCAATGGACAGGCTGTGGGCTTTTGATGATCCCAACATGTCATGA
- a CDS encoding Putative Flavoprotein-like superfamily — protein MSETAPVPEPPGLPFLGNITEIDQEFPLGSMIALADKYGEIYRLRFPGRSIVMVSTRALVNETCDEKRFKKSVNQALSQIRNGVHDGLFTARMGEENWGIAHRVLMPAFGPLSIRSMFDEMHDIASQLALKWARYGPESQITVTDDFTRLALDTLALCSMGFRFNSYYSPVLHPFIEAMGDFLVEAGNMSRRLPLPSFVYSAKDQKFASDIEILRGTAREVLESRKAGKTSDRRDLLTAMLEGVDPKTGKKMTDESIMDNLITFLIAGHETTSGLLSFAFYQLLKHPDAYQKAQQEVDGVVGKGQIKVDHLSKLPYLNGVLRETLRVNATIPLFTVEAFEDTLLAGKYPVKEGETIINLLAKSHLDPAVFGEDANEFKPERMMDDNFNRITKEFPNCWKPFGNGMRACIGRPFAWQEALLVMTMLLQNFNFVLDPNYSFGIKQTLTIKPKDMHMRAILRDGLTPTSLERRLAGLAEPEKSPEQAKSDKTAASSSSSSSSETGKPLTILYGSNSGTCEALAQRVASDAASHGFRAAKIDCLDSANGSLPTDHPVIIITASYEGQPPDNAGHFVAWLEGQDKAAAPLKDVSYAVFGCGHKDWVQTFHRIPKLVDATLEQLGASRLADVGLTDASSGEVFSNFESWEDDVLWPALTSKYETTPTTTTTTTTTTTTTGADDGSSKKTKGVDVVISNPRTSTLRQDVREATVTNTATLTGSAGEPKSTKKHIEIQIPDDMTYTAGDYLAVLPINPKESVYRAMRRFHLARDAHLSIKTDGPTSLPVDSSVPAHDLLSSYIELSQPATRRNLLALAEYAESEDVKAELSRLATDAYGDEISGKRVSVLDLLERHPSIDLPIGVFLSMMPPMRVRQYSISSSPMANPNKVTLTFSVLNEPSLSGQGPYIGVASSYLDSLAEGDSLHVAIRPSHAAFSLPTDAERTPMVCVAAGTGLAPFRGFIQERAAMIEAGRALAPALLFFGCRSPEHDDLYRAELDKWEALGAVSVRRAYSREPEKSEGCRHVQDRMWRDREELVDLWKRGAKAYVCGSRAVAESAKETIIKIKVEMEKAKGVDADEGDVKDWFEALRNIRYVTDVFD, from the exons ATGTCGGAAACAGCACCCGTCCCGGAGCCCCCCGGGCTGCCGTTCCTCGGCAACATCACCGAGATCGACCAGGAATTCCCGCTGGGTTCCATGATAGCCCTCGCCGACAAATATGGTGAGATTTACCGACTGAGGTTTCCCGGGCGGTCCATCGTCATGGTGTCGACCCGCGCCCTGGTGAACGAGACGTGCGATGAGAAGCGGTTCAAGAAGTCTGTGAATCAGGCACTTAGT CAAATCAGGAATGGCGTACACGACGGACTCTTCACG GCGCGAATGGGCGAGGAGAACTGGGGCATCGCGCACCGCGTGCTCATGCCCGCCTTCGGCCCTCTCTCGATCCGCAGCATGTTCGACGAGATGCACGACATCGCGAGCCAGCTGGCCCTCAAGTGGGCGCGGTACGGCCCGGAATCCCAGATCACCGTGACGGACGACTTCACGCGCCTGGCCCTCGACACGCTGGCCCTGTGCTCCATGGGCTTCCGCTTCAACAGCTACTACTCGCCCGTCCTGCACCCCTTCATCGAGGCCATGGGcgacttcctcgtcgaggccggcaacaTGTCCCGTCGCCTACCGCTGCCCTCGTTCGTCTACAGCGCCAAGGACCAGAAGTTCGCCAGCGACATCGAGATCCTGCGCGGCACCGCGCGCGAGGTGCTCGAGTCGAGGAAGGCCGGCAAGACCAGCGACCGCCGCGACCTGCTGACGGCCatgctcgagggcgtcgacccCAAGACGGGCAAGAAGATGACGGACGAGAGCATTATGGACAACCTCATCAccttcctcatcgccggccaCGAGACCACCTCGGGCCTGCTGTCCTTTGCCTTTTACCAGCTGCTCAAGCACCCGGACGCCTACCagaaggcccagcaggaggtcgacggcgtcgtcggcaaggGCCAGATCAAGGTCGACCACCTCTCCAAGCTGCCCTACCTCAACGGCGTCCTGCGCGAGACCCTGCGCGTCAACGCCACCATCCCGCTCTTCACCGTCGAGGCCTTTGAGGACACGCTGCTCGCCGGCAAGTACcccgtcaaggagggcgagaccatcatcaacctgcTGGCCAAGTCCCacctcgacccggccgtcttcggcgaGGACGCCAACGAGTTCAAGCCGGAGCGCATGATGGACGACAACTTCAACCGCATCACCAAGGAGTTCCCCAACTGCTGGAAGCCCTTTGGCAACGGCATGCGCGCCTGCATCGGCCGCCCCTTTGCTTGGCAGGAGGCCCTGCTCGTCATGACCATGCTGCTCCAGAACTTCAACTTCGTCCTCGACCCCAACTACAGCTTCGGCATCAAGCAGACCCTCACCATCAAGCCCAAGGACATGCACATgcgcgccatcctccgcGACGGCCTGACCCCCACCAGCCTCGAGCGTcgtctcgccggcctcgccgagcccgagaAGTCCCCCGAGCAGGCCAAGTCTGACaagaccgccgcctcctcctcctcctcctcctcttccgagACTGGCAAGCCTCTGACGATCCTCTACGGCTCCAACAGCGGCACCTGCGAGGCCCTGGCCCAGCGTGTCGCCTCGGACGCCGCGTCTCACGGCTTCCGCGCGGCAAAGATCGACTGCCTCGACAGCGCCAACGGCAGCCTGCCCACCGACCAtcccgtcatcatcatcaccgcctcCTACGAGGGCCAGCCCCCCGACAACGCCGGCCACTTCGTCGCCTGGCTCGAGGGCCAGGACaaggccgcggcgccgctcAAGGACGTCTCGTATGCCGTCTTCGGCTGCGGCCACAAGGACTGGGTCCAGACCTTCCACCGCATCCcgaagctcgtcgacgccaccctcgagcagctcggcgcgagccgtctcgccgacgtcggcctcaCGGACGCCTCGTCGGGCGAGGTCTTTTCCAACTTTGAGTCctgggaggacgacgtgctcTGGCCGGCGCTGACGAGCAAGTACGAGACGACGCCcacgacgactacgacgactacgacgacgacgacgacgacgggcgccgacgacggcagcagcaaaaagaccaagggcgtcgacgtcgtcatcagCAACCCCAGGACCTCGACCCTGCGCCAGGACGTCCGCGAGGCCACCGTCACCAACACGGCCACGCTCACCGGCAGCGCAGGCGAGCCCAAGAGCACCAAGAAGCACATCGAGATCCAGATCCCGGACGACATGACCTACACCGCCGGGGACTACCTCGCCGTCCTGCCCATCAACCCCAAGGAGAGCGTCTACCGCGCCATGCGGCGCTTCCAcctcgcccgcgacgccCATCTCAGCATCAAGACGGACGGCCCCACGTCCCTCCCGGTCGACAGCTCCGTGCCCGCCCACGATCTCCTCAGCTCTTACATTGAGCTCTCGCAGCCCGCTACGAGACGA AACTTGCTTGCCCTCGCCGAGTATGCAGAGAGCGAGgacgtcaaggccgagcTGAGCCGTCTGGCTACCGACGCctacggcgacgagatcAGCGGGAAGCGCGtctccgtcctcgacctgcttgaGCGCCACCCCTCCATCGACCTGCCCATCGGTGTTTTCTTGTccatgatgccgccgatgcgcGTCAGACAATA CTCCATCTCCTCTTCGCCCATGGCAAACCCCAACAAGGTCACCCTCACCTTTTCCGTGCTGAACGAGCCCTCGCTCTCCGGCCAGGGGCCCTacatcggcgtcgcctccTCCTACCTCGATTCCCTCGCCGAAGGCGACTCCCTCCACGTCGCCATCCGGccctcccacgccgccttCAGCCTCCCCACGGACGCCGAGCGGACGCCCATGGtctgcgtcgccgccggcaccggcctcgCCCCCTTCCGCGGCTTCATCCAGGAGCGCGCCGCCATGATCGAGGCCggccgcgccctcgccccggccctgctcttcttcggctgCCGCTCGCCCGAGCACGACGACCTTTACCGCGCCGAACTCGACAAGTGGGAAgctctcggcgccgtctcggTGCGCCGCGCCTACAGCCGCGAGCCCGAGAAGAGCGAGGGCTGCCGCCACGTGCAGGACCGCATGTGGCGGGAccgcgaggagctcgtcgacctgtGGAAGCGGGGGGCCAAGGCCTACGTGTGCGGCTCGCGGGCCGTCGCCGAGTCGGCCAAGGAGACCatcatcaagatcaaggtcgagatggagaaggccaagggcgtcgacgccgacgagggcgacgtcaaGGACTGGTTCGAGGCTCTGAGGAACATCCGCTACGTCACGGATGTCTTTGATTAG